The DNA window ACATAAAATTTATGGAAAGTATCCTGTCTTCGTTATCAGAGGAGGTGGGAAGTAGATTGAGAAAGGGAAATCTTTTAGCGAAAACCATAAAAATTACAATTAGATATAATAATTTTAAAACTGTTACCCATCAGAGGAAACTATCTATCCCTATAAATTCTGACAGTGATATTTTAAAAGAGGCAATCTCTCTTTTGAGGGAAAGAATAGAAAACAAACCTGTAAGACTTCTTGGTGTAACTGCCTCATCTCTTATGAATGAAAGTTTTGATGCCTCTTTATTCTCAAAGGATGAGGCAAATGATAAATTTTTAAAGACCATAGATGAAATAAAGGAGAAGTTTGGAGAGAGAAAGATTCTTCTTTTAAAATCTATTTTTAAAAAACAAGGATAATGGAGTAAAGGGCATTTTCTTTAAAATTAATCTCATGAACAGAATTAATATCAATACCGGTTCCAGATATAGAGGGCCTTACATTTTCTCTTTTTGGACACTTTCCACTCTTTTCAAACTCACAAACCTCACAGAGCTCACAACTTCCCGGAAACAGAGAAAAGGC is part of the Caldisericia bacterium genome and encodes:
- a CDS encoding DUF2284 domain-containing protein, translating into AFSLFPGSCELCEVCEFEKSGKCPKRENVRPSISGTGIDINSVHEINFKENALYSIILVF